The following are encoded together in the Streptomyces rapamycinicus NRRL 5491 genome:
- a CDS encoding YcnI family protein, with amino-acid sequence MNAMRLRRLPVLGALTAGGLVLLTAGPAFAHVSVQPGQAEKGGYSTINFKVPNERDDSSTVKLEVTLPADHPLASVMPQPVPGWDVKVTKSKLPKPLEMHGEKITEAVTKVTWTGGKIEPGMFQQFPLSVGQLPDDADQLAFKALQTYDNKEVVRWIEEPKEGAAEPENPAPVLKLVAPAEGSDGDAAAASGQDKGSEKAGAENSASKDASDDEDGSDTTARVLGIAGIVVGAAGVVFGVVASRRRSA; translated from the coding sequence ATGAACGCCATGCGTCTCCGCCGTCTGCCGGTCCTCGGCGCCCTCACCGCGGGCGGCCTGGTGCTGCTCACCGCGGGCCCGGCCTTCGCACACGTGAGCGTGCAGCCCGGCCAGGCCGAGAAGGGCGGCTACAGCACCATCAACTTCAAGGTGCCCAACGAGCGCGACGACTCCTCCACCGTCAAGCTCGAGGTGACCCTCCCCGCCGACCACCCGCTCGCCTCGGTGATGCCCCAGCCGGTGCCCGGCTGGGACGTCAAGGTCACCAAGTCCAAGCTCCCCAAGCCCCTGGAGATGCACGGCGAGAAGATCACCGAGGCGGTCACCAAGGTCACCTGGACCGGCGGCAAGATCGAGCCGGGGATGTTCCAGCAGTTCCCGCTCTCGGTCGGCCAGCTGCCCGACGACGCCGACCAGCTCGCCTTCAAGGCCCTCCAGACGTACGACAACAAGGAGGTCGTGCGCTGGATCGAGGAGCCCAAGGAGGGTGCCGCCGAGCCCGAGAACCCGGCTCCGGTGCTCAAGCTGGTCGCCCCGGCCGAGGGCTCGGACGGCGACGCCGCCGCGGCGTCCGGACAGGACAAGGGCTCCGAGAAGGCCGGAGCGGAGAATTCCGCCTCCAAGGACGCCTCGGACGACGAGGACGGCAGCGACACCACCGCCCGGGTGCTGGGCATCGCGGGCATCGTCGTCGGCGCCGCCGGTGTCGTCTTCGGCGTGGTCGCCAGCCGCCGCCGCTCCGCCTGA
- a CDS encoding ATP-binding protein has translation MSIWWSLHLPREAASVPLARRLLLGTMETAGVDPEISYDLSVALSEACANAVEHGGRDGTGGDYRVTAYIDGDTCRIEVTDSGPGFAGRGTVRREARTRNERRPAGAPRPQQPRSPAPPQAEHGRGLFLIEALTDHVRYRDRPGRGGVVVSFDKILKWREGALLRAS, from the coding sequence ATGAGCATCTGGTGGTCACTCCATTTGCCCCGCGAGGCGGCGAGCGTTCCGCTCGCACGACGACTGCTCCTCGGCACCATGGAGACGGCCGGAGTGGATCCGGAGATCTCCTACGATCTGTCGGTCGCCCTCTCCGAGGCGTGTGCGAACGCGGTGGAGCACGGGGGTCGCGACGGCACGGGCGGGGATTATCGAGTCACGGCCTATATCGACGGCGACACCTGCCGTATCGAGGTCACCGACTCCGGTCCCGGCTTCGCCGGACGCGGCACCGTCCGCCGCGAGGCCCGCACCCGGAACGAGCGGCGTCCGGCGGGCGCGCCGAGACCACAGCAGCCGCGCAGTCCGGCCCCGCCACAGGCGGAGCACGGACGGGGGCTCTTTCTCATCGAGGCCCTCACCGACCATGTCCGCTACCGCGACCGTCCGGGGCGCGGCGGGGTGGTGGTGAGCTTCGACAAGATTCTCAAGTGGCGTGAAGGAGCGCTGCTGAGGGCGTCATAA
- a CDS encoding PLP-dependent aminotransferase family protein — MADSWVNSAEILGSDLHLELTRAGSRRTALMAALREAVRDGRLAPDTRLPPYRSLAADLGIARNTVADAYAELVAEGWLTARQGSGTRVAPRPASPPPRRRAPGRERGGRPSGATGGRRGPRPAPRPAHNLLQGQPDAASFPRTAWLASARRALAAAPHEAFGPGDPRGRPELRRALADYLARVRGVRADPERIVVCAGFAHAVRLLSDTRLLRPRMAVESYGLAFHRSLLRSAGIRTVPLPLDADGALTGGLADLDGVRAALLTPAHQFPTGGPLHPERRAAAVAWARESGGLVLEDDYDGEFRYDRRPVGAVQGLDPDRVLYLGSVSKSLSPALRLGWMVLPDHLVDGLLATKGEREGWTGVLDQLTLADFIESGGYDRHVRRMRQQYRRRRDQLVAALAERAPHIRVSGIAAGLHAVLELPPGTERSALRAAAWQGLALDGLGGYRHPDATAPHRDGLVVGYATPPEHSFAGALDALCRALPPGQTAT, encoded by the coding sequence ATGGCGGATTCATGGGTCAATTCGGCGGAGATCCTCGGCAGTGACCTCCATCTGGAGCTGACCCGCGCGGGCAGCCGCAGGACCGCCCTGATGGCCGCGCTGCGCGAGGCCGTCCGGGACGGGCGGCTCGCCCCGGACACCCGGCTGCCGCCTTACCGTTCCCTCGCCGCCGACCTGGGCATCGCCCGGAACACGGTCGCCGACGCCTACGCCGAGCTGGTCGCCGAGGGCTGGCTCACCGCCCGCCAGGGCTCCGGGACCCGGGTCGCGCCCCGCCCCGCGTCGCCCCCGCCCCGGCGGCGCGCGCCCGGCCGGGAGCGCGGCGGGCGGCCGTCCGGGGCGACCGGTGGCCGCCGCGGGCCCCGGCCCGCCCCGCGCCCGGCACACAACCTGCTCCAGGGCCAGCCCGACGCCGCCTCCTTCCCCCGCACCGCCTGGCTCGCCTCGGCCCGCCGCGCCCTGGCCGCCGCGCCCCACGAGGCGTTCGGCCCCGGGGATCCGCGCGGCCGCCCGGAGCTGCGCCGCGCCCTGGCCGACTACCTCGCCCGCGTCCGCGGCGTACGCGCCGACCCCGAGCGGATCGTCGTCTGCGCGGGCTTCGCGCACGCGGTACGGCTGCTGAGCGACACCCGGCTGCTGCGGCCCCGGATGGCCGTCGAGTCATACGGCCTGGCCTTCCACCGCTCGCTGCTGAGATCGGCCGGGATCCGTACGGTCCCGCTCCCGCTGGACGCCGATGGCGCCCTTACGGGGGGACTGGCCGACCTCGACGGCGTACGGGCGGCCCTGCTCACCCCCGCCCACCAGTTCCCCACCGGCGGTCCGCTGCACCCCGAGCGGCGGGCCGCGGCCGTCGCCTGGGCGCGGGAGAGCGGCGGTCTGGTGCTGGAGGACGACTACGACGGGGAGTTCCGCTACGACCGCCGTCCGGTGGGCGCCGTCCAGGGCCTCGACCCCGACCGGGTGCTCTACCTCGGCTCGGTCAGCAAGAGCCTCTCCCCGGCGCTGCGGCTGGGCTGGATGGTGCTGCCGGACCATCTGGTCGACGGCCTGCTGGCCACCAAGGGGGAGCGCGAGGGATGGACCGGCGTCCTCGACCAGCTGACCCTCGCGGACTTCATCGAATCGGGCGGCTACGACCGCCATGTGCGCCGCATGCGCCAGCAGTACCGCCGTCGGCGGGATCAGCTCGTCGCCGCCCTCGCCGAACGCGCGCCCCATATCCGCGTCTCGGGGATCGCGGCCGGTCTGCACGCGGTGCTGGAGCTGCCGCCCGGCACCGAGCGGTCCGCCCTGCGCGCCGCCGCCTGGCAGGGGCTGGCGCTCGACGGGCTCGGCGGCTACCGCCACCCGGACGCCACCGCACCCCACCGCGACGGGCTCGTGGTGGGCTACGCGACCCCGCCCGAGCACTCGTTCGCGGGGGCGCTGGACGCGCTGTGCCGCGCCCTGCCGCCCGGACAGACGGCCACCTGA
- a CDS encoding carboxymuconolactone decarboxylase family protein → MATQPATAAQPATAAQTAARRTTGRVDFAKAAPKAFKALISLDAAAREGLDPALVELVQIRSSQLNHCAYCLHMHTTDAHEAGESKERIALVGVWEEAGEAGFYTEKEQAALALTEAVTLLPGGVPDEVYERAARHFEERELAQLIALIFTINSWNRIAVTTRKVPGQN, encoded by the coding sequence ATGGCGACGCAGCCCGCGACGGCAGCACAGCCCGCGACGGCGGCACAGACGGCGGCGCGGCGGACGACCGGGCGGGTCGACTTCGCGAAGGCCGCCCCCAAGGCGTTCAAGGCGCTGATCAGCCTGGACGCGGCCGCCCGCGAGGGCCTGGACCCGGCCCTGGTGGAGCTGGTGCAGATCCGCTCCTCCCAGCTCAACCACTGCGCCTACTGCCTCCATATGCACACTACCGACGCCCATGAGGCGGGCGAGAGCAAGGAGCGCATCGCCCTGGTGGGGGTCTGGGAGGAGGCCGGGGAGGCCGGGTTCTACACCGAGAAGGAGCAGGCCGCCCTCGCGCTCACCGAGGCGGTCACGCTGCTGCCCGGCGGCGTCCCGGACGAGGTCTACGAGCGGGCCGCCCGGCATTTCGAGGAGCGGGAGCTGGCCCAGCTCATCGCCCTCATTTTCACGATCAACTCCTGGAACCGGATCGCCGTGACCACCCGTAAGGTGCCGGGGCAGAACTGA
- a CDS encoding aminopeptidase P family protein, giving the protein MGGVQFEEEDVTEEPTSEAPETPEGEEPIKQRKNGLYPGVSDELAASMQSGWADTEQHDLEPLAQAPHTARRRAALSARFPGDRLVIPAGNLRTRSNDTDYSFRASTEYAYLTGDQTEDGVLVLEPEAGGGHTATLYLLPRSDRENGEFWLDGQGELWVGRRLSLTEAEKRLGLPARDVRKLADELRDATGPVRIVRGHDAGLEAALTDKVTRERDEELRVFLSEQRLVKDEFEIGQLQAAVDSTARGFEDVVKVLDKARATSERYIEGTFFLRARVEGNDVGYGTIAAAGPHATTLHWVRNDGPVRSGDLLLLDAGVETTTLYTADVTRTLPVNGTYSPLQRKVYEAVYEAQEAGIAAVRPGAKYRDFHDAAQHVLATKLVEWGLVEGPVERVLELGLQRRWTLHGTGHMLGMDVHDCAAARTETYVDGTLEPGMCLTVEPGLYFQPDDLTVPEEYRGIGVRIEDDILVTEDGNRVLSAALPRTADDVEAWMARLTG; this is encoded by the coding sequence ATGGGAGGGGTCCAGTTCGAGGAGGAAGACGTGACCGAGGAGCCCACTTCCGAAGCCCCGGAGACCCCGGAAGGCGAGGAGCCCATCAAGCAGCGGAAGAACGGCCTGTACCCAGGCGTTTCCGACGAGCTCGCCGCGAGCATGCAGTCCGGCTGGGCGGACACCGAACAGCACGACCTGGAGCCCCTCGCACAGGCTCCGCACACCGCCCGCCGCCGCGCCGCGCTCTCCGCGCGCTTCCCCGGCGATCGTCTGGTCATCCCCGCGGGCAATCTCCGCACGCGCTCCAACGACACGGACTACAGCTTCCGCGCCTCGACCGAGTACGCGTACCTCACCGGCGACCAGACCGAGGACGGTGTGCTGGTGCTGGAGCCCGAGGCGGGCGGCGGCCACACCGCGACGCTGTATCTGCTGCCGCGCTCCGACCGGGAGAACGGCGAGTTCTGGCTGGACGGCCAGGGCGAGTTGTGGGTCGGCCGCCGGCTCAGCCTTACGGAGGCCGAGAAGCGGCTGGGCCTGCCCGCCAGGGACGTCCGCAAGCTGGCCGACGAGCTCCGGGACGCCACCGGCCCGGTCCGTATCGTGCGCGGTCATGACGCCGGTCTTGAGGCCGCCCTGACCGACAAGGTCACCAGGGAGCGCGACGAGGAGCTGCGGGTCTTCCTCAGCGAGCAGCGCCTGGTCAAGGACGAGTTCGAGATCGGGCAGCTGCAGGCGGCGGTCGACTCGACGGCCCGCGGCTTCGAGGACGTCGTCAAGGTTCTGGACAAGGCGCGGGCGACTTCGGAGCGCTATATCGAAGGAACGTTCTTCCTTCGGGCCCGGGTCGAGGGCAACGACGTCGGCTACGGCACCATCGCCGCCGCGGGCCCGCACGCCACCACCCTGCACTGGGTGCGCAACGACGGCCCGGTCCGCTCCGGCGATCTGCTCCTGCTGGACGCGGGCGTGGAGACCACCACCCTCTACACCGCCGATGTGACCCGTACCCTGCCGGTGAACGGCACCTACAGCCCGCTGCAGCGCAAGGTCTACGAGGCGGTCTACGAGGCCCAGGAGGCGGGCATCGCCGCGGTCCGGCCGGGTGCGAAGTACCGCGACTTCCACGACGCCGCCCAGCACGTCCTCGCCACCAAACTCGTCGAGTGGGGCCTGGTCGAGGGCCCGGTGGAGCGGGTGCTGGAGCTGGGGCTGCAGCGCCGCTGGACGCTGCACGGCACCGGCCACATGCTCGGCATGGACGTCCACGACTGCGCCGCGGCCCGCACCGAGACCTACGTGGACGGCACCCTGGAGCCCGGCATGTGCCTGACGGTCGAGCCAGGGCTGTACTTCCAGCCCGACGACCTGACCGTGCCGGAGGAGTACCGGGGCATCGGCGTCCGGATCGAGGACGACATCCTGGTGACGGAGGACGGCAACCGCGTGCTGTCGGCCGCGCTGCCGCGGACCGCCGATGACGTCGAGGCGTGGATGGCCCGCCTCACCGGCTGA
- a CDS encoding GAF domain-containing SpoIIE family protein phosphatase produces MNSPQAPKVAGIDPSLPSPTQTADPVTPPLAAPNSGVQDRLAGWVSDLTTLHELTERLVRTGTLDEALRELLRAGASLVGARRGLVALEPADGLGPVITVGLGLGHADLGQIETIPRGSASAGHLLDGLPEPGGERRADVTHPDIASEADLDPRHREVAARLGFSASYAVPLDPFHAAPRATPGLSAIPAPAPGTDGTGPGSPAGAGDHPAPGVPGPGPGATSVTDAPRLPETGHGRDTAPAAAVTPSPGLAAAMGAGGPSGRLGGAAWLYDEPAEPAERQRHLVGLYCQYAAAHIARLIELSRARAAVATVQEELLPTRLPRVPGVRLAVRHHPGPRGGGDWYDALPLPDGALGLSVGGVSGSGPSAVVAMGRLRASLRAYAVMEGEDPVAVLSDLELLLRLTEPARSATALFAYCEPGTRKVVLAGAGHCPPLLTGERRTEFVETTLSAPLGMLSCWEAPSVEVAPSSGETLLFYSDGLLHRTGEPMDRAFARLHTAAASAPKGVRGDPDAFADHVLRTVLPDGPATAVGRPSEDGTEDLVLLVAHFD; encoded by the coding sequence ATGAACTCGCCCCAGGCGCCGAAAGTGGCTGGAATCGATCCTTCCCTCCCCTCGCCCACGCAAACTGCCGACCCCGTCACACCGCCCCTGGCCGCGCCCAACTCCGGTGTCCAGGACCGGCTGGCGGGCTGGGTCTCGGACCTCACCACCCTTCACGAGCTCACCGAGCGGCTGGTCCGGACCGGCACCCTCGACGAGGCGCTGCGCGAACTGCTGCGCGCGGGCGCGTCCCTGGTCGGCGCCCGGCGCGGACTGGTGGCGCTCGAACCGGCCGACGGGCTCGGCCCAGTGATCACCGTGGGGCTCGGTCTCGGCCACGCCGACCTCGGCCAGATCGAGACCATCCCGCGCGGCTCCGCCTCCGCCGGCCATCTCCTGGACGGGCTGCCCGAGCCGGGCGGCGAGCGGCGCGCCGATGTGACCCACCCCGATATCGCCAGTGAGGCCGACCTCGACCCGCGCCACCGCGAGGTGGCCGCGCGGCTCGGCTTCTCCGCGAGCTACGCCGTGCCGTTGGACCCGTTCCACGCCGCCCCCCGCGCCACGCCCGGCCTTTCCGCCATCCCCGCGCCCGCCCCCGGCACGGACGGCACCGGCCCCGGCTCCCCGGCGGGCGCGGGCGACCACCCGGCCCCCGGCGTCCCCGGCCCCGGCCCCGGAGCGACGAGCGTCACCGACGCCCCGCGCCTCCCCGAAACCGGCCACGGGCGCGATACCGCACCGGCCGCGGCCGTCACGCCTTCGCCCGGCCTTGCGGCCGCCATGGGCGCCGGCGGCCCCTCCGGGCGGCTCGGCGGAGCCGCCTGGCTCTACGACGAGCCCGCCGAGCCCGCGGAGCGCCAGCGCCATCTCGTGGGCCTGTACTGCCAGTACGCCGCCGCCCACATCGCCCGGCTGATCGAGCTCTCCCGCGCCCGCGCCGCCGTCGCGACCGTCCAGGAGGAGCTGCTGCCCACCCGGCTGCCCCGCGTCCCCGGGGTGCGCCTGGCCGTCCGCCACCACCCCGGTCCGCGCGGCGGCGGGGACTGGTACGACGCGCTGCCGCTGCCGGACGGGGCGCTCGGGCTCTCGGTGGGCGGGGTCTCCGGCTCCGGGCCGAGCGCCGTGGTCGCGATGGGGCGGCTGCGGGCCTCGCTGCGGGCGTACGCGGTGATGGAGGGCGAGGACCCGGTCGCCGTACTGTCCGACCTGGAGCTGCTGCTGCGGCTCACCGAGCCCGCCCGCTCCGCGACCGCTCTCTTCGCCTACTGCGAGCCCGGGACGCGCAAGGTGGTGCTGGCCGGGGCCGGGCACTGCCCGCCGCTGCTCACCGGGGAGCGGCGCACCGAGTTCGTGGAGACCACCCTGTCCGCGCCGCTGGGGATGCTCTCGTGCTGGGAGGCGCCCAGCGTGGAGGTCGCGCCGTCCTCCGGAGAGACCCTCCTCTTCTACAGCGACGGGCTGCTCCACCGCACCGGGGAGCCGATGGACCGGGCCTTCGCCCGGCTGCACACGGCCGCCGCGAGCGCCCCCAAGGGCGTCCGCGGCGACCCGGACGCCTTCGCCGACCATGTGCTCCGTACGGTGCTCCCCGACGGTCCGGCGACCGCCGTGGGGCGGCCCTCGGAGGACGGCACCGAGGACCTCGTCCTGCTGGTGGCGCACTTCGACTGA
- a CDS encoding bifunctional DNA primase/polymerase: protein MREILGRRRKFSLRRGARSPLLRAALTCATEWQWPVVPGVGLRSGGGRPRVCGCPDPECAVPGGHPFDPVLLAATTDARMVRWWWGNRPSAPLLLATGGHAPCAVSLPAVAGARALAVFDRARVRLGPVVATPTRWSLLVEPYSLEDLGELLSQQDWVPSSLRFHGEGGYVVLPPSQTGSGRVRWERPPLRRSGRPWLPQVATVVNALVEASTSAPDGGSRLAY, encoded by the coding sequence ATGCGCGAGATCCTCGGAAGGCGACGCAAGTTCTCGCTGCGGCGCGGCGCGCGATCGCCGCTGCTGCGCGCGGCGCTCACCTGCGCCACCGAGTGGCAGTGGCCCGTGGTCCCTGGCGTCGGACTCCGGTCCGGCGGCGGACGGCCGCGAGTGTGCGGCTGCCCCGACCCGGAATGTGCGGTTCCGGGTGGACATCCGTTCGACCCGGTTCTCCTCGCCGCCACCACGGACGCGCGCATGGTGCGCTGGTGGTGGGGCAACCGGCCCTCCGCGCCCCTCCTGCTGGCCACCGGCGGCCACGCGCCCTGCGCGGTGAGCCTGCCCGCTGTCGCCGGGGCGCGGGCGCTGGCGGTCTTCGACCGGGCGCGTGTGCGGCTCGGCCCGGTGGTCGCCACGCCCACCCGCTGGTCGCTGCTGGTGGAGCCGTACTCCCTCGAAGACCTCGGCGAACTGCTGAGCCAGCAGGACTGGGTGCCCAGCTCGCTGCGGTTCCACGGCGAGGGCGGCTATGTCGTCCTGCCGCCGTCGCAGACCGGCTCCGGGCGGGTGCGCTGGGAGCGTCCGCCGCTGCGCCGCTCCGGGCGGCCCTGGCTGCCCCAGGTGGCCACGGTGGTGAACGCCTTGGTCGAGGCCAGCACCAGCGCGCCCGACGGAGGCAGTCGGCTCGCCTACTGA
- a CDS encoding DUF5926 family protein codes for MAKKRRPQTKAAGPRVANGEIPVVGAREPCPCGSGRRYKACHGREAAHAVTELVQRPFEGLPGECDWVALRELVPAATVELTLAEGLPEGVPSVTLATVLPMAWPALRRDNGTVLLGLQNDTPSGDISRDLADTLRRALTAEPGTPVAAERAPGDGPRLQDLLDPKGNFSPTLHEGFEFWLEDAANATGEVAASLERANAAAIPTARLTGVEAAYWCETPEKNHLRWVMSHPEEKLLDALARLHAAGASSLGENTRLVGSFRAHGLTVPVWDLPRGMSAEDTEKPAVDLAERLTEALASDAPLTPEQRRARGGLTNRQVTLS; via the coding sequence ATGGCCAAGAAGCGCCGCCCCCAGACGAAGGCCGCAGGCCCACGGGTCGCCAACGGCGAGATCCCTGTGGTGGGCGCGCGGGAGCCCTGCCCGTGCGGCTCGGGCCGTCGCTACAAAGCCTGTCACGGCAGGGAAGCCGCACACGCCGTCACCGAGTTGGTGCAGCGCCCCTTCGAGGGGCTCCCCGGCGAATGCGACTGGGTGGCCCTGCGCGAGCTGGTGCCCGCCGCGACCGTCGAGCTGACCCTCGCCGAGGGGCTGCCCGAGGGGGTTCCGTCGGTCACCCTGGCGACCGTGCTGCCCATGGCGTGGCCCGCGCTGCGCCGCGACAACGGCACCGTGCTGCTCGGCCTCCAGAACGACACGCCCTCCGGCGACATCAGTCGCGACCTGGCCGACACCCTGCGCCGCGCGCTGACCGCCGAGCCGGGCACCCCGGTGGCCGCCGAGCGGGCTCCGGGCGACGGTCCGCGGCTGCAGGATCTGCTCGACCCGAAGGGCAATTTCTCGCCGACCCTGCACGAGGGGTTCGAGTTCTGGCTCGAGGACGCCGCGAACGCGACCGGAGAGGTCGCCGCGTCCCTGGAACGGGCCAACGCGGCCGCGATCCCCACCGCCCGGCTCACCGGCGTGGAGGCGGCCTACTGGTGCGAGACGCCGGAGAAGAACCACCTGCGCTGGGTGATGTCCCACCCCGAGGAGAAGCTGCTGGACGCGCTCGCCCGGCTGCACGCCGCGGGTGCCTCCTCGCTCGGCGAGAACACCCGGCTGGTGGGCTCCTTCCGGGCCCATGGGCTCACGGTGCCGGTGTGGGATCTGCCACGCGGGATGAGCGCCGAGGACACCGAGAAGCCGGCCGTGGACCTCGCCGAACGGCTCACGGAGGCGCTCGCCTCCGACGCCCCGCTGACGCCCGAGCAGCGCCGCGCCCGGGGCGGTCTCACCAACCGTCAGGTGACCCTGAGCTGA
- a CDS encoding ATP-binding protein, whose translation MALVVARQVPTSSTMAVPHGPAGVRAARQRMRIDLGRTGVSDSVIDDAVLILSELLSNAWRHGRPWRSDHGGGTVRAAWTVDEDDRLTVEVTDGGGPTRPLPAKPSVTARGGRGLNIIRSLAEEWGVRDDIGEVTVWALLPPDDEFARRVTIPSDLSPELNPHLGAELASGLRPGLDAHLEAGIDANLGSDLGSDLGSNVGSDLDADLGSGFGSNVEANIDPDFDRELDFADLDELA comes from the coding sequence GTGGCTTTGGTGGTGGCACGGCAGGTGCCGACGTCGTCGACCATGGCCGTACCCCATGGTCCTGCGGGCGTCCGCGCGGCAAGACAGCGGATGCGTATCGATTTGGGCAGGACTGGGGTATCGGATTCGGTCATAGACGACGCTGTATTGATCCTTTCAGAACTGCTCAGCAACGCATGGCGACATGGCCGCCCTTGGCGTTCCGACCATGGTGGCGGCACGGTCCGGGCTGCATGGACCGTCGACGAGGACGACCGGCTGACGGTCGAGGTGACGGATGGCGGCGGACCCACAAGGCCGCTTCCGGCCAAACCGTCGGTGACCGCACGCGGCGGCCGCGGGCTGAACATCATCAGGTCGCTGGCCGAGGAATGGGGCGTGCGGGACGACATCGGCGAAGTCACCGTATGGGCCCTTCTCCCGCCCGACGACGAATTCGCCCGCCGCGTCACGATTCCCTCGGATCTCTCGCCCGAGCTGAATCCCCACCTGGGTGCGGAACTGGCCTCCGGGCTGCGTCCGGGCCTCGACGCGCATCTCGAGGCCGGTATCGACGCGAATCTCGGCTCGGACCTCGGCTCGGACCTCGGCTCAAACGTCGGCTCGGACCTCGACGCCGACCTGGGCTCCGGCTTCGGCTCGAATGTCGAGGCGAACATCGACCCCGATTTCGATCGCGAGCTGGACTTCGCCGATCTGGACGAGCTCGCGTAG
- a CDS encoding glycerophosphodiester phosphodiesterase codes for MTYARPARDGRPGPHIVSVVAHRGASEDAPEHTLAAYRKAIEDGADALECDVRLTADGHLVCVHDRRIDRTSNGRGAVSALELSDLATLDFGSWKGRATDREEPDRDSRDSVSVLTLERLLGLVSDAGRRIELAIETKHPTRWAGQVEDRLLGLLRRFGLDAPPPGERSPIRVMSFSARSLHRIRSGAPAIPTVYLMQFILPRHRDGQLPPGVRIAGPSIRIVRNHPGYVSRLQREGHRVHVWTVDEPEDVELCVRLGVDALITNRPKQVLSQLGRS; via the coding sequence GTGACCTATGCGCGCCCTGCCCGGGACGGCCGCCCCGGGCCGCACATCGTCTCCGTCGTCGCTCACCGCGGGGCCTCCGAGGACGCCCCGGAGCACACCCTGGCTGCCTACCGTAAGGCAATCGAGGACGGTGCCGACGCCCTGGAGTGCGATGTCCGGCTGACCGCCGACGGCCATCTCGTCTGTGTGCACGACCGCCGCATCGACCGCACCTCCAACGGCCGGGGCGCGGTCTCGGCGCTGGAGCTGTCCGATCTGGCGACCTTGGACTTCGGCTCCTGGAAGGGCCGGGCCACCGACAGGGAGGAGCCGGACCGCGACAGCCGGGACAGCGTCTCCGTCCTCACCCTGGAACGGCTCCTGGGGCTCGTCTCGGACGCCGGACGCCGGATCGAGCTGGCGATCGAAACCAAGCATCCCACCCGGTGGGCGGGCCAGGTGGAGGACCGGCTGCTCGGGCTGCTGCGCCGCTTCGGCCTGGACGCGCCGCCACCCGGCGAACGTTCACCCATCCGTGTGATGAGCTTCTCAGCGCGCTCCCTGCACCGGATCCGCAGCGGGGCCCCCGCCATCCCCACCGTCTACCTGATGCAGTTCATACTGCCGCGCCACCGGGACGGCCAGCTGCCGCCCGGGGTGCGGATCGCGGGGCCGAGCATCCGGATCGTGCGGAACCACCCCGGCTATGTGTCACGGCTGCAGCGCGAGGGGCACCGAGTGCACGTCTGGACCGTCGATGAACCGGAGGACGTCGAATTGTGCGTCCGCCTGGGCGTTGACGCCCTGATCACCAATCGCCCCAAACAGGTACTGTCCCAACTCGGACGCTCATAA